The genomic window GCGGGGTCCGGGTCACCGACAACGGCCGTGGCTTCCCGGTCGACCTCCACCCCAAGCTGAAGAAGCCGGGTGTCGAGGTCGCGCTGACCGTACTGCATGCGGGCGGCAAGTTCGACGGCAAGGCGTACGCGGTCTCCGGCGGTCTGCACGGCGTCGGCGTCTCGGTGGTGAACGCCCTCTCCACGAAGATGGCGGTGGAGATCCACAAGTCCGGCTTCGTCTGGCGGCAGCAGTACGCCAACTCCAAGCCGTCCCCGCTGGAGAAGGGCGAGACGACTGACCGGACCGGCTCGGCGGTCTCCTTCTGGCCCGACGCCGACGTCTTCGAGACCGTCGACTTCGACTTCCAGACCATCTACCGGCGCCTGCAGGAGATGGCCTTCCTCAACCGCGGCATCACCATCCACCTGCTCGACGAGCGGGTCCCGGAGGGCGAGGAAGGCAAGATCCGCGAGGTCACGTTCCGCTACGACGGCGGCATCGCCGACTTCGTCCGGCACCTCAACGCCTCCAAGAACCCGATGCACAAGACGGTCGTCGAGTTCGACGCCGAGGAGGAGGGCATGTCGGTCGAGATCGCCATGCAGTGGAACGAGTCGTACGGCGAGTCGGTCTACACCTTCGCCAACAACATCAACACGCACGAGGGCGGCACCCACGAGGAGGGCTTCCGGGCCGCGCTGACCAGCGTCGTCAACCGCTACGGCGCGGAGAAGAAGCTGCTCAAGAGCGACGAGAAGCTCTCCGGCGAGGACATCCGCGAGGGCCTGGCCGCGATCATCTCGGTCAAGCTCACCAACCCGCAGTTCGAGGGCCAGACCAAGACCAAGCTGGGCAACACCCCGGTGAAGAGCTTCGTGCAGCGGGTCTGCAACGACCGGCTGGTCGACTGGTTCGACCGCAACCCGGCCGAGGCCAAGACCATCATCCAGAAGGCCTCGCAGGCGGCCCGGGCCCGGATCGCCGCGCAGCAGGCGCGGAAGCTGGCCCGGCGCAAGTCGCTGCTGGAGTCCGGCTCGATGCCGGGCAAGCTGGCCGACTGCCAGTCCACCGACCCGCGCGAGTCCGAGGTCTTCATCGTCGAGGGTGACTCCGCCGGCGGCTCGGCCAAGCAGGGGCGCGACCCGCGCACCCAGGCGATCCTGCCGATCCGCGGCAAGATCCTCAACGTGGAGAAGGCCCGGATCGACCGGGTGCTGAAGAACAACGAGGTCCAGGCGCTGATCACCGCGCTGGGCACCGGCATCCACGACGACTTCGACATGGAGAAGCTGCGGTACCACAAGGTGGTGCTGATGGCCGACGCCGACGTCGACGGCCAGCACATCCAGACGCTGCTGCTCACCCTGCTGTTCCGCTTCATGCGGCCGCTGGTCGAGCTGGGCCACGTCTACCTGGCCGCCCCGCCGCTCTACAAGATCAAGTGGAACAAGAAGGGCGACGACGCCCAGTACGCGTACTCGGACCGGGAGCGGGACGGGCTGATCGCGCTGCGCCAGCAGAAGAAGCCCAACGCCCGGCCGGATGACATCCAGCGGTTCAAGGGTCTCGGCGAGATGAACTACCCCGAGCTGTGGGAAACCACGATGAACCCGGCCACCCGTACGCTGCGTCAGGTGACGCTCGACGACGCCGCAACCGCCGACGAGCTGTTCAGCGTGCTGATGGGTGAGGACGTCGAGGCGCGCCGCTCGTTCATCCAGCGCAACGCCAAGGACGTGCGGTTCCTCGACATCTGACGGACCGCGCCGGGCTGGCCGGAGATCCACCGGCCGGCCCGGCGGTCCACAGGGTTATCCACAACTTGGCCGGTTTCCACAGCCGTTATCCACAGCACGAAAACGACTCTGAGTCTGATAAGGGTTAACAGTGACCGATACTCCCGAGTCCACCCCGAGCGAGCCGGAGATCCCGGAGACAGCCGCCGCCGTCGTGGCGCACGACCGGATCGAGCCGGTCGGCCTCGAGGTCGAGATGCAGCGCTCGTACCTCGACTACGCGATGAGCGTCATCGTGGGGCGGGCCCTGCCGGACGTCCGGGACGGGCTCAAGCCGGTCCACCGCAAGATCCTCTACGCCATGTTCGACTCCGGCTACCGGCCGGACCGTGGCTACGTGAAGTGCTCCCGCGTCGTCGGTGACGTGATGGGTCAGTTCCATCCGCACGGCGACTCGGCGATCTACGACGCGCTGGTCCGGATGGCGCAGCCCTGGTCCCTGCGGTACCCGCTGGTCGACGGCAACGGCAACTTCGGCTCGCCGGGCAACGACCCGGCCGCCGCCATGCGGTACACCGAGTGCAAGCTCGACCCGCTGGCGATGGAGATGCTGCGGGACATCGACGAGGACACCGTCGACCTGCAGGACAACTACGACGGCCGGGCCAAGGAGCCCACCATCCTGCCGTCGCGGATCCCGAACCTGCTGGTGAACGGCTCCGAGGGCATCGCGGTCGGCATGGCCACCAAGATCCCGCCGCACAACCTGCGCGAGATCGGCGCGGCGGTGCAGTGGTGCCTGGAGCACCCGGAGGCCGACGAGGCGACCACCCTCGAGGCGCTGCTGGAGATCGTCAAGGGCCCCGACTTCCCCACCCACGGCCTGATCGTCGGCCAGACCGCCATCCAGGACGCGTACCGGACCGGGCGCGGCTCGATCCGGATGCGCGCCGTGGTGGAGGTCGAGGAGGACAAGCGCGGCCGTCCCTGCCTGGTGGTCAGCGAGCTGCCCTACCAGGTCAACCCGGACAACCTGGCCGAGCGGATCGCCGAGCTGATCAAGGAGGGCAAGCTCGCCGGCATCGCCGACATCCGGGACGAGTCCTCCGGGCGTACCGGCATGCGGATCGTGCTCGTGCTCAAGCGCGACGCGGTCGCCAAGGTGGTGCTGAACAACCTCTACAAGCACACCCAGCTCCAGGAGACCTTCGGCGCCAACATGCTGGCCCTGGTCGACGGGGTGCCGCGCACGCTCAACCTGGCCCAGTTCCTCCGCTACTACGTCGAGCACCAGATCGACGTGATCCGCCGGCGGACCGCGTTCCGGCTGCGCAAGGCCGAGGAGCGGGCGCACATCCTGCGCGGCCTGGCCAAGGCCCTGGACGCCCTCGACGAGGTGATCGCCCTGATCCGGCGTTCGCCCACCGTCGACGACGCCCGGCAGGGCCTGATCCGGCTGCTGGAGATCGACGAGATCCAGGCGACCGCGATCCTGGACATGCAGCTGCGCCGCCTGGCCGCGCTGGAGCGGCAGCGGATCCTCGACGACCTGGCCAAGCTCGAGATCGAGATCGCCGACCTCAAGGACATCCTCGCCAAGCCGGAGCGGCAGCGGAAGATCGTCTCCGACGAGCTGGGCGAGATCGTCGCGAAGTGGGGCGACGAGCGGCGCACGAAGATCGTGCCGTTCGAGGGCGAGGTCTCGATGGAGGACCTGATCGCCCGCGAGGACGTGGTCGTCACGATCACCCGCACCGGGTACGCCAAGCGCACCAAGGCCGACCTCTACCGCTCCCAGCGCCGCGGCGGCAAGGGTGTCAGCGGCGCGACGCTGCGGCAGGACGACATCGTCAGCCACTTCTTCGTATGCTCCACCCACGACTGGATCCTGTTCTTCACGAACAAGGGCCGCGTCTACCGGGCCAAGGCGTACGAGCTTCCCGAAGCCAGTAGGGTGGCCAAGGGCCAGCACGTGGCCAACCTGCTCGCCTTCCAACCGGACGAGCAGATCGCGCAGATCATCGAAATCCCGAACTACCAGGTGGCTCCCTACCTGGTACTGGCCACGAAGAACGGCCTGGTGAAGAAGACGCGGCTCGAGGAGTTCGACTCCCCCCGTTCCGGCGGCATCATCGCGATCAACCTGCGCGATGAGGACGAGCTGGTCGGTGCTGCCCTGGTCGGGCCGGAGGACGACCTGCTGCTGGTCTCCAAGAACGCGCAGGCGATCCGGTTCAACGCCAGCGACGAGGCGCTGCGGCCGATGGGCCGGGCCACCTCGGGCGTGATCGGGATGCGGTTCAGCGAGGACGACGTCCTGCTGGCCATGGAGGTTGTCCGCGAGGGCCTGGACGTGCTGGTCGCGACGAACGGGGGATACGCGAAACGTACCCCGATCGAGGAATACCCGGTCCAGGGCCGGGGAGGTAAGGGCGTGCTGACTGCGAAGATCACCGAACGACGCGGTGGTCTGGTCGGTGCGGTGGTGATCGACCCGGACGACGAGCTGTTCGCGATCACCAGCAACGGTGGCGTGATCCGGACTCCGGTGAAGCCTGTACGCCGTACGCGTGACCGGAACACAATGGGGGTCAAGCTGATGGACCTCCCGGACGGCGTGACTATCGTGGCGATTGCTCGCAATGCCGACGAGCCTGACGAACAGGACTAGTTGAATGACGGAGACACAGGCGAAGTCGGGGAACACGGGGACCTCGGCCAACCCGGTCGACGAGGAGGCCGCCAAGGGCGGCGCACCAGCGACCGGCCGCGCGGCCGTGGGCCGGGCCACCGTCCCCGCCGACGCGCCTGCCCCGAAATTCACCCGGGCCCCCGGTATGACACCGCCGCCGGAGACGCCCTCGGAGGACTCGGGGGCGAGCGACAAGACTGAGAAGGCCAAGGTCGACGCGCCGACCTCCGCCGACGGCCTGGCCGCACCGGCGGCCCCCGCGGCGAAGCCGGCCTCGACACAGCCGATCGCGGCGGCCCGGCCGTCGACCGGGGCCACCGGCACCCAGCCGCGGGTCGCGTCCGGCATCGGCACCGCCACCAGGCCGTCCCCGGACGGCGCCCGCCCGGGCACGCCCAACCGTCCGGCCAACGGCGGCGGCCTGCCGCCGGGCATCAGCGGCGCGGCGGCCGTCGGCGCCGCGCGCGTGGGTGAGGCGGTACGGGCCGCGCGTACCTCGGTCAGCTCGGCCGCGTCCCGCGGACCGCGCCGGGCCCGGCTGAACCTCAAGCGGATCGACCCGTGGTCCGTGATGAAGTTCGCGTTCGCCGTGTCGGTGGTGCTGTTCATCGTGGTGGTCGTCGCCACCTCGGTGCTCTACCTGGCCCTGGACGCGATGGGCGTGTTCAAGAGCGTCAACGACAGCCTGACCGACCTGGTCGCCGCCGGCGGCCAGGGCGGCGGTGGCTTCCAGATCACCGCCAGGGGTGTGATCCTCAGCTCGGCGCTGATCGGCCTGGTGAACGTCGTGCTGTTCACCGCGCTCGCCACCCTCGGCGCGTTCGTCTACAACGTCTGCGCCGACCTGGTCGGCGGGATCGAGCTGACGCTCGCCGAGCGGGACTGAACCTGCCGGGATGCCGGGGCGCCGCGTAAAGCGGTCGCCCCGGCATCGCGCATCCGGGTAGGTTCGAGCTGGCGCGGGTGAGAGCCGCGCCACGGACACCCCGATTTGGGGCCGGCCGCGGCGATGGGTTAACCTTGCTCGTCGCTATGCGGGGCTATAGCTCAGTCGGTTAGAGCGCAGAGCTGATAACTCTGAGGTCGCTGGTTCGATTCCAGCTAGCCCCACCGCACACCGTCCGACGGTAGTCGAGCGCGAGGGGTCGCCTCATGTTCAAGAAGCTTCTGATCCTGGTCGGCGTCGTCGGCGTGGCCGCCGTCGTGGCCAAGAAGGTCAAGGCCTCGAACGACGAGCGCGCCCTGTGGCACGAGGCGACCACCGCGCCCGACCTGCGCTGAGCATCCGCTCTCTGACTGACAGCACCAGGCGGCTCCGCCCGCCCTCGGGGCCCTAGCTCAACTGGCAGAGCACTGCCTTTGCAAGGCAGGGGTTAGGGGTTCAAGTCCCCTGGGCTCCACTCATACCGCCTCTGACCTGCGGCCGAACACCTCGCAAGATCGTCGGGACCACATCGGGACCACGTTACCGATGGTCCTGGTGACCAGCGGCGGCCCGCAGCACGTCACCCACGACACCGCGCCGACGCTCTCGGCGTGGCCAGAAGTGGACGTATGTCTCCAGGGTGATTTGCAGAGTGCTGTGCCGCAGTGCCCTTTGGACTTCCTTCGGGTCCACGTGGTTGGTGATCAGCGTCGTGGCGAAGAAGTGCCGCAGGGCGTGGAAGCCGCCATGCTCTTGGGCCAGCCTGCTTTCTCCCGCCACTTGACCCATTCGGCCGACCATGTGCGGTCGGTGAACGGGTTCTTGTGGGTGGTGGTGAACAGCAGCGGGGCGCGACGGCGCACCGGATTGCCCGAGGTTACGTCGATCATTTCGACCTCGGTCGGTGGGTACTCCTGGAGGTGGCGGCGCAGCGCGGAAGCGACCATCGGGTCCAGGTCGACCGTGCCGGCCGAGCCGCCCTTAGGCGTACTGAGGTAGAAGCCGCCCTGGTACTCCTGCGGCGCGTACCGCAACTGCTGGACGATGTGTAGCTCCTCATGGTCCGCGTCCAGGCAGCGCGGTCCGTGCTCAAGACCGAGCGCCTCACTGATCCGCAGACCCGCGCCCGCGCCGAGCCACAGCAGCCCGTGATAGCGGTCGGGCACCGCATCGAACAGGCGGAGCACGTCGCTCTCCTCGGGCACCCACTTCGGCGCGCGGCTGAGCCCCCGGAACACCTGCGACAGCTTGATCCCATCACACGGGTTGTCCGGGATCACCTTGTCCGTGACTGCCGCTCCCATGATCGCGTCGAATAGCTCGAAGTACAGACGCAGGCTGGACTGGGGCACACCCGCGCCGAGACGTTGCGCCAGCCACAGCAGCACATCGGTCTGGGTGATCGAGCGGACGAGCCGGTTGCCGAACTCCGGGACTAGGTGCCCCGCACGTTCGACTCGATGCGCCGCCGAGTCTCCAACGCCCATCCGATGTTCCGGGCCAGACGCCAACGGTCTACGTACACGGCGAAGGTGACGTTCCGCTCGCCCTGGTCCAGCTTCACTTCCGGCGCAGTGCCGGTCCGGGCAGCAAGGTCGAAGTCTTCGGCATCATTCGCCGAATACCCGGCCGACCGAACCGAACTCCGATTCGTCACCCCACTCAAGCCCTGGCCCAAGCGCAGATCCAACGGCGGTAAGACGTCAGGGCGGCAAGGAGGAAGACCATGACCTCACAAATGGACGCCCAAGATGAGCGGTTCCTCGCGAGGGCCATCGAGATTTCACGGCACGCGCTGGAGGACGAGGGAAAGACCCCGTTCGGTGCCATCGTCGTCATCTCAGGATAGATCGTCGGTGAAGGCACCAGCAGCGTTGTCGACCTGCGGGACCCGACCGCACACGCCGAGGTCATGGTCCTGCGCCACGCTGGCAGAAACCTAGGGCGGCACCTGTTCGAAGACGGAATCATGTACGCCAGTAGCGAGCCCTGTCCCATGTGCCTCATGGCCTGCTACTGGGCACGCATCCCCCGACTGATCTTCGGAGCCAGCAGCCACGACGTAGCCACCCACGGCTTCGAAGACCTTCAGTTCTACCGCGAGGTCGCCCTGCCGGCCGAGCGCCGGTCGCTGCGCGAAGAGGTTGCCGACGGAGCACTCCGGGACCAGGCCGTCGACGTGCTACGCAAGTGGGCCGACATGCTGCCCTCATCGGTCGAGCCCAAGTTCTGACCAGGCGCGCGCGGCCGAGGGGCGCTGCAGACCTCCGCTACCGCCACTGATCGGGACCGCCGACGGCATCCGGATCTGCCGAATTGAGGATGTCGCTCGGACGATCTTCAGTGCGATCATCTTCTGCGGAGAATGGGCGCGAGTAGGACGCGTGCCACACACAACAAGGGCGAGCGGACGGATCCGCGGCAGAGCGGAGCGCTGATGATCACGGGATACGACACGGTTTTCATCACCGGCGCGCCGGTCGACGCTGGCATTCGAGCGATGCTGGATGATCTGCATGCCAGATGGCCGAACATGTTGGTCGCCCCGGGCGGGGAACACGTCGGGCCGTTTCTTCCATGGCGGACGACGCGTGCGCAGGTACCGGCCGGCGCAGGTGAGGTGTACGTCGCGCGCGATGCGGAGATGGAGCGGCGCTGGGACGATCTCGGGTACTCGCTCATGGAGCACGCCGAGGGACCGTTTGCGGTGCTCTACGAGTCCTCCAGCCAGCCAGCGGTCGAGATCCAGCTCAATGAAGATCCCTACGAACGAAGGGGGATTGGCATCGAGCCCTACCCGGCGACGTTGGTCACCGCCGGCTTGTCGCTGGTCACTATTGTGACGCCGGACGCGGACAGCCCCTTCAGTCGAGGGTTGCTCGACGCGCTCAGAAAGGCGCTGATCAGTCAGGCACACGGCTGATCTTTCCGCTGCGACCTACTGCTGGACATCCTCATCTGCCGCCGTCCGAGCGCTTAGCGTCGGCCACCTCGGTACGTCCGTGGCAAGTGTCAGGTGCGCCCTGGTCAGTCGACCATTACGGCGAAGACCGACGACACCGGCACCGGCCCGGCACACCGGGAGTCGTTCGACCGGGCGCGGCTATCGCCCATGACGAAGACGGAGTCGGCCGGCACGGTAACCGCGGCGAACCGGCGCGGCCCGCAGTAGTTCGGGTTCGGCGGCTCGTCGAGCGACGCGTCCTCAGCCACATACGGCTCGGCCAGCGGCTTACCGTCGACCGTCACCTTGCCCGAGGTATCGCAGCAGGCGATGGTTTCGCCGCCGACCGCGACGACGCGTTTGAGCAGCGGCGCCTTACGGTCACCCCAGAGACCGCCGGGGGAACGGATCAGGACGACATCGCCGCGCCGTGGCTCATACGTGCCGGTTACTGTCCGTGCGGTGACAACCTGGCCGGCCTTGACCGTCGGCTCCATACTGACGCCGCCCTGGGTGAACTGTTCGGTGGCTCCCGTCTCGGTCGCGTCACCGTCGCCGCAGCCGGCAACAGCCATCACGAGAAGGAGCACCATCAGTCTGCGCATCCGACGGATCCTGCCAGAAGAGGCGGTGCCGTGCGGTCCGCCGGGCGCGCGCTACCCGGCACTGCTGCCCCAAGGTCACATGCGCTGTCGTGCCGCGATCAGTGCGCTGAGGGTGTCGCATATCAGTTGCCGGACGACTGTCTCGTATCAGTCGACGGAGGGCACTGCCGAGGGGACACGCTCCCGAGGCCCGCGCACTGCCGAATTCTTCTCTTATGGATCAAGGCGGCCCGCAAGCGGGCCGCGCCGGCCCGGCCCCGGCCTGCTGGCGACCTCCGGCCGGCATCGGCCGGGCCGGCCGGCCACACTGAGGGGCAAGACCTTAGAAGACCTCGGGGCTCTGCCCCGAACCCCGGCCCTCCTCAGAGATCGGCCGGGGCGGATCACCTTACCGGGCACCACAAGGGCTACCAGCCTCCCCGGACGGGGCCAAGGTCGTTCGTCCAGTAGGGCGCTCCACCTTGTCCCCGTCCGGGGAGGCTGGACGGTCTGGCGACTGCCCGACGAGGAGATCCGCCCAGCACCCGCTACAGCTCCCCCGCTGCGGCTACCAGAACCACCGGGCCGTGGGTGTCCCACACACCGGCGCCGACACAGATGCTCCGATCTGCAAAGCGCCACACAGACACGTCCGACATGATGCCGAGAAGGAATCCGGGAAGTTCCGGAAGCGTCTCCCCCCGCACCATGCGGTCCATATACGGCCGTAGGTCAACGCTCTCAGCTGGTCCCCACAGCCGGCTCAACGCCTCTTCGAGACCAGCGCAGTCCTGCTCGAAGCGCTCCAGGACCTCAAAGGCCCGCGCATTGTCGTCGAACTCTTCGGTGGCACTCAAGTACAGGGCCAGGAAGTCGTATCCCACCACGCGTGAAGCAGCGGCATCAGGACTGGGTATAGGTTGCGTTGCGAGGTCGAGCGTTCGAAGTTCGAGCACACGCTCCAAGCAGTCAGCGAGATCCACAGCTCGGCACTGTAGGCGAGAAACTCCAGGGGCGGTCCCGTGCCATCCACGTGCCAGTAGCCGGCACCCCAGGCGGTCGCCAGGGGGCACGAGCGGTCACGCACTCGCTCTCTTGGCCTGGCCCGCCAGGGCCTTGTCGGCGGTGATCTTCGTCCTTCCAAACTGAAGCTCCGCAGCTCAGTCAGATGGCACCTATCAGGGGGAGTGGGCGGCATGGCGTCCATGGCGGACCGGACGCCCAGGGCGAAGATCGGCAAGATCATCGGGACCCACATCGGGACCACCTGAGGCCGCAAACAGGTGTCAGGCAACGGAAGTCAATCGGAGCTCACAGCAGGTCAAAGGCCGCCTACACCCCCGACGTCCCATGATCGCGTTTTTGGGGTTCAAGTCCCCTGGGCTCCACCCTCATACCACTTGACCTGGCATTTTCCTGGAACAAGATCATGTGGCACATCCGGCACAGAACAGCATTGATCTTGCGTCGTCTCAGGCTTGTGCCGTGCGAGTCGCGGCGGCTTGCAGGACCGTTCTAATCAGCCCGCGTCGACGTTCTCGCTTCGGCCGCCAGTGGACATTACGTCTCCAGCGTGATCCGCGCCGTCTTGTGCCGGAGCATGCGCTGCACGTCTTGCGGCTCGGCGTGGTTGGTGATCAGGGTCGTGGCGAAGAAGTGCCGCAGGGCGTGGAACGTGCCGTGCTCCTTCGGCCAACCGGCGGCGTCGCGCCAGTCGGCCCATTCCCGAGACCAGGTCCGGTCGGTGGCCTCCTGCCGGACCGCCTCCGTGAGGTCTCGCCACGTACCAGCCGAGGTCTTCATCATCCGGTCGACCATCGACCGGGCGGGTGCTTCGTCCGCGAAGTCGTACGAGACCTCCTGCCCTCCGTCACCGCCGAGGCGGCCACGGACCCGCCAAAGCGGGCCGTCGGAAACCAACCAGATGTCGCGCCGGGCCATCCGGCCCCACGACCCGTTCCACCAGCGACCGCGTACCTCGCTCGGTGGCCGGGGTGTCGGGGTTGATGACGTCGACCAGTGGCGAGGCGACCGTGGCGGTCAGGACCTCCCGGCGCTTGATGTCGAACCGCAGATACGCGGCGTTGCCGTCCGAGGCCCGCTCGATCAGGGCGGAGGCGGCGTGGCAGGCGACCGCGATGCGGTCGAGACGACCCTCCAGGTCGGCCATCGACAGGCCGGGGCGCAGGTAGACCCAGACCCGCTCACCCACGGGGGTGGGCTTGGCCCACAGAATCAGCGGAAGGCTGCTGACGTTGGGCATGGCCGCCTTCACCACCAGCGGAGTCATCGGACGTCCATCGCTTGGTACCCGCGAAAAGGGCAGGCTGCGCTTGAGAGCTTCACCCGATCCTTCGCCGAACACCTACGGGTACACGGCGTCTAGCCGCGCCACCTGTTCGCGCACGGCAGCGTCGAACCGGTCGTCCGCGTGGTACCGCGAGTGCCCGTCGATTGGGGGAGGGACGGTGTCGGATGACGCCAGGGTCACGTCACGCGGGTCCCGCAGGCGCCGGTCCACGCCGCCGGGTGGACCGTTGACCGCGGGTTGCTCACCGAGACGATGGGGGGAGAAGATCCAACCACCGATGGGATCGGTGTCACGCCACAGGTTCAGCCAACGCCAGCCCAACCGATCTCCCACCTCACGCAGCGCGTCGTTGCTGACATAGGCCGGGAAGAGCCGGGCGTAGAGAGGGCGTAGCGGTGACCCGTAGGTCAGCAGGGCCACCCGGCGTAGCGTCTCAGGCGGCAGTTGCAGGATGGTGGCGGCCACTAGCGCCGAGCCGTGGCTGTGCCCGGACAGCAGGACCTTGCCCTGCTCGGCGAGGTAGCGGGTCCGTCGGACCAGGTCCGGGACCACGCGTTCGGCGTAAGAGGGCGGTGCGAACGGGTGGGCGGCGCAGGGCCAGAAGGTGGCCAGGTCCCACAACACGCCGACGAGCCGCATCGCCGGCGATCGGTAGGCGAACAGCCCGGCGATCGCGAGGCCGACGACGAAGAACCCGACGAGGTACGCGCCGAGATCGGTGGCGAAGTCCACCAATGTCCTCGCCTGCTCGCCAGCCAGCCGGGCGGCGAGTTGGCCCGGTGCGATGCGGGCCAGCGCGAAGCCGGCCGCGCCGAGGCTGAGCACTGCGACCAACGGGTAGCCGGCGGGCAACGGTTTCAGCCGCTCGGTGACCCGTGCCTTCGCGATCGCGTCGCGGACGTCTCGCAGGCGGGGCTTCGCATGCGCAGGGGCATCCGGAAAGTCGTGCGCGACGACTTCTGCCGCCGCCCGGCGCCGGCGGGGCAGCGTCAGCCGACTCCAGCACAGTTCCACGAGGATGGTCAGCAACACCGCGGCGCCGAAGCCCAGCACCAACCACCGGTACGAGATCGGCGGCTGGAGCTGCGGGGCGTCGGCCGGCAACGGCCGGAGCGGGATGGGGAGGGAGCCGCGGTCCAGAAAGTCGGCGACGCGGTAGACCAGTCCGGCGGTGAACTCCAGCGCCAGGCCGATCGCGACAGCGATCACCGCCGGGGCGCCCAGGTCGCGGAGCAACGCCGGGGCGATGGGCCGACCCCGGCTCTGCCACAGCACGACCGCGCCGAGCGCGATCAGCAGGGCGGCCTGCCCGAGGAAGATCCACGCGACCATGGACTCGTACCCGGGCAGGGACCCGGTCACTGGAACTTCGGCGGGCCGGGTTGCCGCGTACCCGAGGCACACAGCGGTCAGCCCAATGGCTGCGACGAGGACCGCACGGGCGGTTGTCTCCATTCGTGCGCCTTGGCTGCCCCGATCGGTGGGTACCGGCACGCAGAGCAGCACAAGGCACGCCACCTGCAGAGTCACCGCAGCCGCGAGGAGGGCGTGGCCGGTCACCGCGCCGTCGAGGGGCACAAGGGCCGCGAGCAGGCTCGTGTCCACCGTTGCCAACGCGATCGCGATGTGGATCGACCGTAGCCGGACGAGGAGCGGCATGCCCGTCCAGTAGCCGGACGCGTCGAGACGGTTGCGCTCAGTGCGTGCGGCTGCTGGAGCGAACGGTACGGACGACCGCCAGGAGCGCGAGCTGAGCCACCAGGCGAGGCCGACCACGGCGATCGGCGCGAGGGCGAGGAGCGCGAGACGCTGTCCCGGCGGTACCCCGCCGAGCCAGGACAGGTATCGGCGGCCTTCGAGGCACCGGGGATACGACGCGCGCTGCCAGGCGACGAGATCGAGCGAAACGCCGACGAACGAGAGCATGTACATCGCGGTGATGGTGGCCGCGAGCAGGCGGCACAGAGCCTTCGCGGCTACGCCGGAACGGGACCCGGGGGCGTTCGGCAGCATCCATCCTGGGCTGACCGCCGCCGGACCGGCAACCGAGTTCCGCGCGGCTGATCTCCGTCGAGGGCTGCGGTGCGAACGGGGTCAGCGCGATCGGGCGGGCTTCTGGGCGAGCAGGTACCCCTGTGGGGTCCGTTCCGCGCCGTCGTCCGGCTCGCGGACCGCCGTGACCCGGATCCGGAACCGGCCGGGCCGGTCGAGGTCGACGGTGAACCGGTCGTACCGGGAGCCGGTGATCTGCAGCGGAAGGGGCGCTGGTTCGGCCCGCGGCGAGATCGCCCGCCGCATCGCGGGGACGGTGGCGGTCAGGCCGAGACAGCCGACCAGCGCGAGGACGCCCGCCAACGCGTACCAGAAGCGGCGCATCCGTATGGGCGAAGGATGGATCGATGGTCACCGTCTCCGCCGACCCGTCGTACCGCCGGGAGGGCGGCAGGCTAGCGTCGGTGCGTGACCACCGGATCCCCGCGCGTCCTGCCGGCCGACAGCGGCGTCGCCGAAGCCGCCGCGGTTCTCCGTGCCGGAGGGCTGGTCGCCTTCCCCACCGAGACGGTCTACGGGCTGGGCGCGAACGCCCTGGACGCCCGGGCGGCGGCGCGGATCTTCGAGGCGAAGGCCCGGCCGAGCTTCGACCCGCTGATCACCCACCTGGCCGACGCGGTCGACCTGCCGGCACTGGTCGGCGCGG from Micromonospora kangleipakensis includes these protein-coding regions:
- the gyrA gene encoding DNA gyrase subunit A, whose product is MTDTPESTPSEPEIPETAAAVVAHDRIEPVGLEVEMQRSYLDYAMSVIVGRALPDVRDGLKPVHRKILYAMFDSGYRPDRGYVKCSRVVGDVMGQFHPHGDSAIYDALVRMAQPWSLRYPLVDGNGNFGSPGNDPAAAMRYTECKLDPLAMEMLRDIDEDTVDLQDNYDGRAKEPTILPSRIPNLLVNGSEGIAVGMATKIPPHNLREIGAAVQWCLEHPEADEATTLEALLEIVKGPDFPTHGLIVGQTAIQDAYRTGRGSIRMRAVVEVEEDKRGRPCLVVSELPYQVNPDNLAERIAELIKEGKLAGIADIRDESSGRTGMRIVLVLKRDAVAKVVLNNLYKHTQLQETFGANMLALVDGVPRTLNLAQFLRYYVEHQIDVIRRRTAFRLRKAEERAHILRGLAKALDALDEVIALIRRSPTVDDARQGLIRLLEIDEIQATAILDMQLRRLAALERQRILDDLAKLEIEIADLKDILAKPERQRKIVSDELGEIVAKWGDERRTKIVPFEGEVSMEDLIAREDVVVTITRTGYAKRTKADLYRSQRRGGKGVSGATLRQDDIVSHFFVCSTHDWILFFTNKGRVYRAKAYELPEASRVAKGQHVANLLAFQPDEQIAQIIEIPNYQVAPYLVLATKNGLVKKTRLEEFDSPRSGGIIAINLRDEDELVGAALVGPEDDLLLVSKNAQAIRFNASDEALRPMGRATSGVIGMRFSEDDVLLAMEVVREGLDVLVATNGGYAKRTPIEEYPVQGRGGKGVLTAKITERRGGLVGAVVIDPDDELFAITSNGGVIRTPVKPVRRTRDRNTMGVKLMDLPDGVTIVAIARNADEPDEQD
- a CDS encoding tyrosine-type recombinase/integrase — translated: MVGRMGQVAGESRLAQEHGGFHALRHFFATTLITNHVDPKEVQRALRHSTLQITLETYVHFWPRRERRRGVVGDVLRAAAGHQDHR
- a CDS encoding DUF3566 domain-containing protein, which produces MTETQAKSGNTGTSANPVDEEAAKGGAPATGRAAVGRATVPADAPAPKFTRAPGMTPPPETPSEDSGASDKTEKAKVDAPTSADGLAAPAAPAAKPASTQPIAAARPSTGATGTQPRVASGIGTATRPSPDGARPGTPNRPANGGGLPPGISGAAAVGAARVGEAVRAARTSVSSAASRGPRRARLNLKRIDPWSVMKFAFAVSVVLFIVVVVATSVLYLALDAMGVFKSVNDSLTDLVAAGGQGGGGFQITARGVILSSALIGLVNVVLFTALATLGAFVYNVCADLVGGIELTLAERD
- a CDS encoding DLW-39 family protein, with translation MFKKLLILVGVVGVAAVVAKKVKASNDERALWHEATTAPDLR
- the gyrB gene encoding DNA topoisomerase (ATP-hydrolyzing) subunit B, yielding MATQDKQEYGAESITVLEGLEAVRKRPGMYIGSTGERGLHHLVWEVVDNAVDEAMAGYCDTIDVVLRADGGVRVTDNGRGFPVDLHPKLKKPGVEVALTVLHAGGKFDGKAYAVSGGLHGVGVSVVNALSTKMAVEIHKSGFVWRQQYANSKPSPLEKGETTDRTGSAVSFWPDADVFETVDFDFQTIYRRLQEMAFLNRGITIHLLDERVPEGEEGKIREVTFRYDGGIADFVRHLNASKNPMHKTVVEFDAEEEGMSVEIAMQWNESYGESVYTFANNINTHEGGTHEEGFRAALTSVVNRYGAEKKLLKSDEKLSGEDIREGLAAIISVKLTNPQFEGQTKTKLGNTPVKSFVQRVCNDRLVDWFDRNPAEAKTIIQKASQAARARIAAQQARKLARRKSLLESGSMPGKLADCQSTDPRESEVFIVEGDSAGGSAKQGRDPRTQAILPIRGKILNVEKARIDRVLKNNEVQALITALGTGIHDDFDMEKLRYHKVVLMADADVDGQHIQTLLLTLLFRFMRPLVELGHVYLAAPPLYKIKWNKKGDDAQYAYSDRERDGLIALRQQKKPNARPDDIQRFKGLGEMNYPELWETTMNPATRTLRQVTLDDAATADELFSVLMGEDVEARRSFIQRNAKDVRFLDI